One genomic window of Salvia miltiorrhiza cultivar Shanhuang (shh) chromosome 4, IMPLAD_Smil_shh, whole genome shotgun sequence includes the following:
- the LOC131020872 gene encoding protein ROOT HAIR SPECIFIC 17-like isoform X2, with translation MKTEPNRYLLIATSGGLNQQRTGITDAVVAAYILNATLIVPKLDQDSFWKDPSNFSDIFDVDWFVSYLSKDVKIIQRLPEGEVGEVRTARVPRKCDATCYQSRILPIFKKKSAVQLTKFDYRLSNWLDQDLQKLRCRVNYHALRFTHPILQMGRKLVDRMRMKSNRFVALHLRYEPDMLAFSGCYYGGGERETRELGALRKRWKTLHTKDPDRERRQGKCLLTPAEIGLMLSALGFGDDVHVYVASGEIYGGEATVAPLRALFPNLHTKESLTSKEELAQFSSYSSRLAALDFFVCDESDVFVANNNGNMAKILAGRRRYFGHKPTIRPNAKRLHELFLNWDKMAWGEFSSRVWSAQVGFMGEPSEAEAGRGSFHENPFSCICRDTEAKDGVEGSGGMFVGEVSEEAIFFEDDQDLAEAEYVDDGNGI, from the exons ATAACAGATGCTGTAGTTGCTGCCTACATCTTAAATGCGACCCTCATCGTGCCGAAGCTCGATCAAGATTCCTTCTGGAAGGATCCAAGCAACTTCTCCGACATCTTCGACGTGGATTGGTTCGTGTCGTACCTGTCTAAAGACGTTAAGATCATACAACGGCTACCCGAAGGAGAGGTAGGGGAAGTCAGGACCGCTCGGGTTCCTAGGAAATGCGATGCAACATGCTACCAATCGCGCATCTTGCCTATCTTCAAGAAAAAGAGC GCTGTGCAACTTACTAAATTCGATTACAGGCTGTCAAATTGGCTTGATCAAGACTTGCAGAAACTGAGGTGCAGAGTTAACTACCATGCTCTCAGATTCACTCATCCCATTCTTCAAATGGGAAGGAAATTAGTTGACAGAATGAGAATGAAAAGCAACCGTTTTGTTGCATTGCATTTgag ATACGAACCCGACATGCTGGCATTCTCAGGCTGCTACTACGGCGGAGGCGAGCGCGAAACGCGAGAGCTAGGCGCGCTGCGGAAGAGGTGGAAAACCTTACAC aCAAAGGATCCTGACAGAGAAAGAAGGCAAGGAAAATGTCTATTAACGCCGGCGGAAATCGGGCTGATGCTGAGCGCGTTAGGATTCGGAGACGACGTCCACGTTTACGTAGCTTCCGGCGAGATCTACGGCGGGGAAGCGACGGTGGCGCCGCTGAGAGCTCTCTTCCCAAATCTCCACACCAAGGAGAGCCTCACGAGCAAGGAGGAACTAGCCCAATTCTCATCCTACTCCTCTCGCTTGGCTGCATTGGATTTCTTTGTCTGCGACGAGAGTGATGTTTTTGTTGCCAACAACAATGGAAACATGGCAAAGATACTTGCCGGAAGAAG GAGATATTTTGGTCATAAGCCAACGATCCGTCCCAACGCGAAAAGGCTACACGAGTTGTTCCTCAACTGGGATAAGATGGCGTGGGGCGAGTTCTCATCGCGTGTTTGGAGCGCCCAAGTTGGCTTCATGGGAGAGCCTAGTGAGGCTGAAGCGGGGCGGGGCTCGTTCCACGAGAACCCTTTCTCTTGCATATGCAGAGATACTGAAGCCAAGGATGGTGTGGAAGGAAGTGGAGGGATGTTTGTTGGTGAAGTGAGTGAGGAAGCAATCTTCTTTGAAGATGATCAAGATTTAGCAGAAGCAGAATATGTTGATGATGGTAATGGAATTTAA
- the LOC131020873 gene encoding protein ALTERED PHOSPHATE STARVATION RESPONSE 1-like has translation MGCATSKLDDSPAVALCRDRCASLDEAVRRRFAFAEAHAAYLHSLNAVGLSLDRFFSHDPLLAADSAPPLLNLPPRRKGSDSGSHLRFRSDSDSDDEENASANSESSSRQHDVTPPDHAGLNLNLNLNYMRNQTTPSVAHTQLPMSAETMQIDSHRNFFNGYSNYGGGGGFLGDSSAPAPSSASTSNNAPPPPPSPPRSSTWDFLNPFETVEKFYPAYTSSHDSREVREEEGIPDLEEDADDDDGDAVVVKLVDLAPPREQAPVKNDVDSKQNVNKSAVIAEKSSKNGFKDDFEVLKEIQFQFERASQCGKDLSEFLEVGKLPYKHKHVSSKILHLTAVSFQHESKASDNGEPAFIDVLQDVELKSKSLSSVLHKLHLWEKKLYEEVKVEEKMRVDHERRAKKMKHMDERGSESHKVEATRTLVRNLSTKMKVAIQVVDKISMKINRLRDEELWPQLHEFIQGLTRMWKMMLECHSNQCRAIGEAKRLDTIASQKHFTDAQFEATRQLQHDVVKWTLWFSRWVGALKGYVRALNSWLMKCLLYVPEETPDGVVPFSPGRMGAPAVFVVCNQWSQSMDRISEREVVDCMSEFASNVLWVWDRDKAEMRQKMVADRDERKLKSLDREDQKMQKEIQSLERKMVMMIPNDARVVYQSETSRGGGLQASLQRVLEAVGKFTSNALKVHEEILQRVEEDHRNKQVS, from the exons ATGGGCTGCGCCACCTCCAAGCTCGACGATTCCCCGGCGGTGGCGCTGTGCCGCGACCGCTGCGCCTCCCTCGACGAGGCCGTGCGCCGCCGCTTCGCCTTCGCGGAGGCGCACGCCGCGTACCTCCACTCCCTCAACGCCGTCGGCCTCTCCCTCGACCGCTTCTTCAGCCACGATCCCCTCCTCGCCGCCGATTCCGCTCCCCCGCTCCTCAACCTCCCGCCGCGGAGGAAGGGATCCGATTCCGGCTCGCATCTCCGCTTCCGCTCCGACTCCGACTCCGACGACGAGGAGAACGCCTCCGCGAATTCGGAGTCGTCGTCGCGCCAGCATGACGTCACCCCGCCGGATCACGCGGGCctgaatttaaatttgaatttaaattatatgagGAATCAAACGACGCCGTCTGTGGCGCATACGCAGCTGCCGATGAGCGCGGAAACTATGCAAATTGATAGTCATCGGAATTTTTTCAACGGTTACTCAAATTACGGCGGCGGAGGTGGATTTTTGGGTGATTCTTCCGCGCCAGCTCCTTCGTCGGCTTCGACTTCGAACAACGCGCCGCCGCCCCCGCCTTCGCCGCCGAGGAGTTCGACGTGGGATTTTCTGAACCCTTTTGAGACCGTTGAGAAGTTCTACCCTGCTTACACCTCAAGCCACGATTCGAGAGAGGTGAGGGAGGAAGAAGGGATACCGGATTTGGAAGAAGAtgctgatgatgatgatggtgatgCGGTGGTGGTGAAGCTCGTGGATTTAGCGCCGCCGCGAGAGCAAGCTCCGGTGAAAAACGACGTGGATTCAAAGCAAAACGTCAATAAGAGTGCAGTTATTGCTGAGAAAAGCTCCAAAAATGGATTCAAGGATGATTTCGAGGTATTGAAAGAGATTCAATTTCAATTCGAGCGTGCCTCGCAGTGTGGAAAGGATCTCTCTGAATTTCTCGAGGTGGGGAAACTGCCATACAAACACAAACATG TTTCTTCCAAGATACTGCATTTAACTGCAGTCTCCTTCCAGCATGAATCTAAAGCCTCTGATAATGGTGAGCCTGCCTTCATAGATGTGCTTCAAGATGTCGAACTCAAATCTAAAAGTCTTTCTTCCGTTTTGCACAAACTTCATCTATGGGAGAAGAAATTATACGAAGAAGTTAAG GTTGAGGAGAAAATGAGGGTTGATCATGAGCGGAGGGCGAAAAAGATGAAGCATATGGACGAAAGAGGATCCGAGTCACACAAAGTCGAGGCAACGAGGACTTTGGTTAGGAATCTTTCGACCAAAATGAAAGTTGCGATTCAGGTGGTTGATAAGATCTCGATGAAGATAAACAGGTTGAGGGATGAGGAGTTGTGGCCACAGCTACATGAATTCATTCAAGG GTTAACTAGAATGTGGAAGATGATGCTCGAGTGCCACAGCAATCAGTGTCGAGCGATTGGAGAAGCCAAGCGTCTAGACACCATCGCGTCCCAGAAGCACTTCACGGATGCTCAATTTGAGGCCACTCGCCAGCTTCAGCACGATGTTGTCAAATGGACTCTGTGGTTCTCTCGTTGGGTTGGTGCGCTGAAGGGCTACGTCCGAGCATTGAACAGCTGGCTTATGAAGTGCCTGCTCTACGTACCCGAAGAAACCCCAGACGGGGTGGTGCCATTCTCCCCCGGTAGGATGGGTGCCCCAGCAGTGTTCGTTGTGTGCAACCAGTGGTCGCAATCAATGGACAGAATCTCCGAGAGGGAAGTGGTGGATTGTATGAGCGAGTTTGCCTCGAACGTGCTCTGGGTGTGGGACAGGGACAAGGCGGAGATGCGTCAGAAGATGGTGGCGGATAGGGATGAGAGGAAGCTCAAGAGCCTTGACAGGGAAGATCAGAAGATGCAGAAGGAGATTCAGTCATTAGAGAGGAAGATGGTGATGATGATTCCCAATGATGCACGTGTCGTGTATCAGAGCGAGACCAGTAGAGGAGGGGGTCTGCAGGCGAGCCTGCAACGTGTTCTTGAGGCCGTGGGGAAGTTCACGAGTAACGCCTTGAAAGTGCACGAGGAGATCTTGCAACGTGTCGAGGAGGATCATCGAAACAAACAAGTTTCCTAG
- the LOC131020874 gene encoding uncharacterized protein LOC131020874 yields the protein MISKSKILSHTRSSSLPSRSHPLIPQFNDHLHRLRAATAASDATSLPSLAENLTNLDNLHGCIGDLLLLRHTRRVFRRERGEKWAEQVLDGYLGLVDAWATAKDLLSHAREHVLRLLSLLRRRRRRDLSAFLASRKAARKSAQRTLRNITGLKHKPSAVALDRDAETIAVISMLKEAEAATLDLVESLLCSVAGARRLGGGWSLVSRLISSRNCSGQDRDRGRGRDRDDHKQHILEFCELDAALEKLVSLRRFDGGDGGGVSAQVDELRLQLTETEGSLGVLEEKVEALFKRLIRTRVSLLNMQSN from the coding sequence ATGATCTCGAAATCTAAAATCCTTAGCCACACTCGCTCCTCCAGCCTCCCCTCCCGATCCCACCCTCTCATCCCCCAATTCAACGACCATCTCCACCGCCTCcgcgccgccaccgccgcctccgACGCCACCTCCCTCCCATCCCTCGCCGAAAACCTAACCAACCTTGACAACCTCCACGGCTGCATCGGCgacctcctcctcctccgacACACGCGGCGGGTATTCCGCCGCGAGCGCGGCGAGAAATGGGCCGAACAGGTCCTCGACGGATACCTCGGCCTCGTCGACGCCTGGGCTACCGCCAAGGACCTGCTCTCCCACGCCAGGGAGCACGTGCTCCGCCTCCTCTCCCTCCTGAGACGGAGACGGAGACGGGACCTCTCCGCCTTCCTCGCCTCGAGGAAGGCGGCGAGGAAGTCCGCGCAGAGGACCTTGAGAAACATCACCGGCTTGAAGCACAAACCCTCCGCCGTGGCGCTGGACAGAGACGCCGAGACCATCGCCGTGATAAGCATGCTGAAGGAGGCCGAGGCGGCGACCCTCGACCTCGTCGAGTCCCTGCTGTGCAGCGTCGCCGGCGCCCGGAGGCTCGGCGGCGGATGGTCGCTGGTGTCGAGGCTCATCAGCTCGAGAAATTGCTCGGGACAAGATCGTGATCGTGGTCGTGGTCGTGATCGTGATGATCACAAGCAGCACATTCTCGAGTTTTGTGAGCTCGACGCTGCCTTGGAAAAGCTTGTTAGTTTGAGGAGATTcgacggcggcgatggcggcggcGTTTCGGCGCAGGTTGATGAGCTCCGGCTGCAGTTGACGGAGACGGAGGGAAGCCTCGGTGTCTTGGAAGAGAAAGTTGAGGCTTTGTTCAAGCGTTTGATAAGAACTAGAGTTTCACTACTTAACATGCAGAGCAATTAA
- the LOC131020875 gene encoding uncharacterized protein LOC131020875: MASSNSKALHHNRSLSFPSKENPSTSHLNESLANARGRDAAASSSSSSLSSMKTRAKCITNLYNDIDDLLQMPHTHHIITQERSIDHLLDGYIGVLDACTAAKDLVSNTKHDVQGLLSALRRKDAAGIASYLASTKLSRKSIHKSLKQLRSCRSNKHMICNNNLPKCGESELVHKLKEAESVAIAMLESLMSYLGGNKMQAASKSGWSLVTKVMLSKKREDSDSDSDSDSNEFKKIDALLQKSLEGMQVMNLSKEVDSSIQDLEEELECLFRQLIRTRVLLLNILNN; the protein is encoded by the coding sequence atggcatcaTCAAATTCAAAAGCCCTTCACCACAACCGCTCTCTTAGCTTCCCTTCCAAAGAGAATCCATCAACCTCTCATCTCAATGAGAGCTTGGCCAATGCAAGAGGCCgcgacgccgccgcctcctcctcctcttcctcgtTGTCATCGATGAAGACCAGAGCGAAATGCATCACGAATTTGTACAACGACATCGACGATCTCCTTCAAATGCCCCACACTCACCACATCATCACCCAAGAGAGGTCGATCGACCATCTCTTGGATGGCTACATCGGGGTCTTGGACGCCTGCACGGCAGCCAAAGACCTCGTCTCAAACACGAAGCACGACGTGCAGGGGCTCCTCTCCGCCCTAAGGAGGAAGGACGCGGCCGGCATCGCCTCCTACCTCGCCTCCACGAAGCTGTCGAGGAAGAGCATACACAAATCTTTGAAGCAGCTGAGGAGCTGCAGAAGCAACAAACACATGATTTGCAATAATAATCTCCCAAAATGTGGAGAATCTGAGCTCGTGCATAAGCTGAAAGAGGCGGAATCCGTCGCTATCGCCATGCTTGAATCCTTGATGTCCTACTTGGGTGGGAATAAGATGCAGGCGGCTAGCAAGAGTGGCTGGTCTTTGGTGACGAAAGTGATGCTTTCGAAGAAACGCGAAGATTCGGATTCAGATTCAGATTCGGATTCGAACGAGTTCAAGAAGATCGACGCGCTCTTGCAGAAGAGTCTAGAAGGAATGCAAGTCATGAATCTCTCCAAAGAGGTGGATTCCAGCATTCAGGATCTTGAAGAAGAGCTAGAGTGCTTGTTCAGACAGTTGATTAGGACAAGAGTTTTGCTCCTCAACATTCTTAACAACTAG
- the LOC131020877 gene encoding uncharacterized protein LOC131020877, with the protein MALQQHTRSHSFPSGSSSQQDAMIQVDESLLCGSTPSSSSSAKNRVNSLQKLHESINGLLLLPHIQRAIARECPRLDEITEGYVVALDACAAAGDVVSAAKRDAQELLSGVRRRHAEAAASSYLASRRELRKVARTQKWLKKIGKRQSLGKGCEIEQLMMDAKSATLATLSCVFSYVVSSERKLVGSKRAEQTEFTKVDAALIAFMNNGDGDMIRDDHLLRVMESSIRVVEEGLECLFRQLIKTRVLLLNVLSH; encoded by the coding sequence atgGCCCTTCAACAACACACACGTTCTCATAGCTTTCCTAGTGGATCATCATCACAACAAGATGCCATGATTCAAGTTGATGAGAGCTTGCTTTGTGGATCAACTCCTTCATCCTCATCCTCTGCAAAAAACAGAGTAAACAGCCTTCAAAAACTACACGAGAGCATCAACGGCTTGCTTCTGCTGCCTCACATTCAACGAGCCATCGCCCGCGAATGCCCACGTCTCGATGAGATCACGGAAGGGTACGTCGTGGCGCTGGACGCCTGCGCGGCCGCCGGAGACGTCGTCTCAGCCGCGAAGAGGGACGCGCAGGAGCTCCTCTCCGGCGTGAGGAGGAGGCACGCGGAGGCCGCCGCCTCCAGCTACCTGGCGTCGAGAAGGGAGCTGAGGAAAGTGGCTCGGACTCAGAAGTGGTTGAAGAAGATCGGAAAGAGACAGAGTTTGGGAAAGGGATGCGAAATCGAGCAGCTGATGATGGATGCCAAATCGGCGACGCTAGCAACGCTCAGCTGCGTCTTCTCCTACGTCGTCTCGTCGGAGAGGAAGCTCGTGGGCTCGAAGAGAGCAGAGCAAACGGAGTTTACGAAGGTGGATGCTGCTTTGATCGCATTCATGAACAATGGAGATGGTGATATGATCAGAGATGATCATCTCTTGAGAGTTATGGAATCCAGCATTAGGGTTGTGGAAGAAGGGCTTGAATGCTTGTTCAGACAGCTGATCAAAACCAGAGTTCTCCTCCTTAATGTTCTTAGTCACTAA
- the LOC131020878 gene encoding NAC domain-containing protein 6-like yields MMDESSSSSSPSSSHGVELPGFRFHPTEEELLDFYLRRMLAGNKLHGDIIGFLNIYKHHPTELPGLARINGEREWYFFVPRDRKHGRPNRTTENGFWKATGSDKKILTSSDPRKALGVKKTLVFYEGRAPRGRKTDWVMNEYRMPDACTLPQEIVLCKVYRKATSLKVLEQRAAMEEEMMAYISPTPSSEYSMSFSDFEDVKFSGGGQGWSCTTALNMDWNQDTLWPLDTTFMPLC; encoded by the exons ATGATGGATGAATCATCATCGTCGTCATCGCCATCGTCGTCGCATGGAGTGGAGCTTCCCGGATTCCGCTTCCACCCCACCGAGGAAGAGCTTCTCGATTTCTACCTCCGGAGAATGCTGGCCGGAAACAAACTGCACGGAGACATCATCGGCTTTCTGAACATCTACAAGCATCATCCTACCGAGTTGCCGG GTCTGGCAAGAATCAATGGCGAGAGAGAGTGGTACTTCTTCGTACCTCGAGATAGGAAGCACGGCCGGCCTAATCGGACCACGGAAAACGGTTTCTGGAAGGCGACCGGCTCCGACAAGAAGATCCTAACCTCGTCGGATCCGAGGAAGGCGTTGGGAGTGAAGAAGACGCTGGTTTTCTACGAGGGGAGGGCGCCGCGAGGGAGGAAGACCGATTGGGTGATGAACGAGTACCGCATGCCGGATGCGTGCACCCTACCTCAG GAAATAGTGTTGTGCAAGGTATACAGGAAGGCGACGTCGTTGAAGGTGCTGGAGCAGAGGGCTGCCATGGAAGAGGAGATGATGGCCTACATTTCTCCGACTCCGTCGTCGGAATATTCCATGTCGTTTTCCGATTTCGAGGATGTGAAGTTTTCCGGCGGCGGCCAAGGGTGGAGCTGCACCACGGCCTTGAACATGGATTGGAACCAAGACACTCTCTGGCCACTCGACACTACTTTCATGCCACTCTGTTAA